Part of the Methylovirgula sp. 4M-Z18 genome is shown below.
GCATGCTGCTTGGTCTGGCGACGGCTTTGTTGCTGGCGCGCATTGGCCGCAGGGGGACGGGATGAAAAAGCGCCGTACCCTGCGCAGCCCGAAAGTCTTGGCGGCCGCCCTGGCAACCGTCATGGCCGCCGCGCCCGTTTGCGCCGCGCCATTTGGCGAGCCTGCGCGGCCCGGCACGCTGAGTATGCAGCAATGGGGGCCTTGGCGCGATCGCTTCGTCGCGATCAACGGCCGAGTCGTAGACAACGTCAATAACAGTATCAGCCACAGCGAAGGCCAGGGCTATGGCATGTTGCTTGCGGTGCTGGCCGAGGATCGCGAGACCTTCGTGCGCATCTGGACCTTCACGCAGAACGAGCTCTTGATCCGCGATGACGGTCTGGCTGCGTGGCGCTGGGAGCCCGACCGCAAACCCCATGTCACCGACATCAACGACGCGGCTGACGGCGACATCTTGATCGCCTATTCGCTCGCGCTGGCATCCGAGCTGTGGCGGGTTCCGGTTTGGCACGATGCCGCGCGAACGATTGCCGTCAGCATTGGCCAGAATTTGGTCCGGCGTGACGATGGCTATCCGGTTCTCATGCCGGGCAGCCAGGGGTTCGGCGCGAAGGACCGAATCGACGGCCCGGTCGTCAATCTGTCCTACTGGGTGTTCGAGGCCATGCCGGTCCTGGCGCAACTGGATCCGAAGACAGAT
Proteins encoded:
- a CDS encoding glycosyl hydrolase family 8; amino-acid sequence: MKKRRTLRSPKVLAAALATVMAAAPVCAAPFGEPARPGTLSMQQWGPWRDRFVAINGRVVDNVNNSISHSEGQGYGMLLAVLAEDRETFVRIWTFTQNELLIRDDGLAAWRWEPDRKPHVTDINDAADGDILIAYSLALASELWRVPVWHDAARTIAVSIGQNLVRRDDGYPVLMPGSQGFGAKDRIDGPVVNLSYWVFEAMPVLAQLDPKTDWEGLSRQGQDLIRRARFSPDQLPADWISLKTAEPAPAAGFEPRFSYDAIRIPLYLLRANITDRTLLEPFAQSWAKAGGIPAIVRFADANALEPLIEPGYRMIAASVKCALDHSPIPPELRDPEPRQYYPATLYLLAASALAQHYPGCL